The Eublepharis macularius isolate TG4126 chromosome 12, MPM_Emac_v1.0, whole genome shotgun sequence genomic sequence ggccaccagccatgtgaccattttcaagaggttccagaactccgttccactgcgttccagctgaaaaaaagccctggtgtaagTCAATTAAATTAGGGTCTCCTTGTTGCAGAGCATAACAAACAACAATATGCTATGTTCTTAGTCAATAAAACTCTCAAGAATACCTCCACTCATAATAGATTATTTTATTATTCTGTTTTACATCATCATTCATAAGTGATTTTCATCAGCAAAAGATATAAAACAAAGAAGATACAGAAGTGAATCCATCGTCTTTCCTGAAGAAGCCCTGGAGCTAATGATGCCTGGGaaacaaaaggagaaaaatataGTTTTATAAAGAGCCTGGTGATGCaaggggaaaagagggaaagTCTGTCAAAGTCCATACTATCTACTAGAGttaccagctccagattgggaaattcctggagatttgggagttgaGCCTAGGGaatgcagtttggggaggggagagtcctcATATAATGccagcaaagcagccatttcctccagaggaactgatttctgacagctggagatcagttgtcattccaggacatctccaggcaccacctggaggttggcaacactatgaACCATATTAATATTCTGCAAATATTTTACGATTACTGTTGGCAACCCAATGGTTTTTCAACAGCAGGTTTTCTCCTGATGCAGGAGTTCAGCCTTTTGATCTTCTCCAAAGGCATTGtgggacctgcatgaacaaaaaaCTTACACAAGATTGACTCGTAGCAAGGAGGAAAATCGGGGCAAGATGGCACCCCCTCCCTTTTGCACCGGTGGAAAAGATGGTaagatccaacccaatatctgAGAGCCAGTACAGCCAGTAGTCAATGTATGAAAAATATAGCAATCCATGTTGCATCTCTCAAACTATTTGCTGCTTCATTTAGCATCCCTAAACATTTTATTACCCCTGAGCAATCATTTGGGTTGCACAATCTGACCAGGCCTGTCCATCAAATGAAAAGGAGGGAACAAGTAAGAGCCATTCACTCACATTGGCCTGCAGAGGTCAGCAGAAATCAGCCAGTCCAGAAATTCCTGCTTCAAGATGTTCTTACACTGAACAGGGTCTTTCGGCAGAGTAAGGCTATAAGAGAGATATTGTGACATAGTTGTGGTCAGTGAAATAGCATAGATTGGACAGCGGGGAACGGAAAGACATGGAAATGCTATTGTATGGGTGAAGAAATCACAGGAGCCTGATTGTTTAGGCAACTAAAATTATGTGGCTGATACCTAGGAATtggacatttatttttatttagatacttatatgctgcttttgtccccagtgggaacccaaagtgatgtacttttaattttgtttttttacattttatcaTTAAAGCAACCAGCCTGTGAGATAGATAGGCTGAAAGACAGTAACTAATTCCTCACCCAggaatcttccatggcagaatgggccaCCCAGATCCTGTTCCTACACTCttatcactacaccatgctgacccTTTCACTCATATGTTACTGTGTAACAATAAAAAGGGCCAAAGCAAGTCTGGGGCTCATTTACTTTACCCTGGTGTGAATTGTCATGGTCAGTCTCTCTAATACAGCAAACATGGAAATATGTTTCCACATATGAATCCATGCTGATTCCCCAAAAATCAccaagtgaaaaagctggctgaatccacCCCATAAGAAGATATTGATACTGTCTGGTGTTTGGATGTGTGTGCAATTATAGTATTGCCTCTGTCCCTGCCTGAATCTGCAGAGCTGCCTCTGGTCACAGGGGTACAGGCAAAATAGGgtccaccttggggaccctgttttgagtagaaaggtggcatacaaatggtttaaataaattaattaattcacTTTTTCCTCCatccaccatatcctgccctgccTCAAGTCTTCAGCACTGCCTGCCTATATGTCAGCATGTACAAGCAAAATTTGCTATTATGCCTAGCAGGTGCAGCTTCAGGTAATAGACTATGAAGCCAACAGAAACCATTGTGCTTATAAAGAATCAAAGCACTCCAAAAGCCAGTGAGTCAAACATGTGATGAATCTAAATTAAACATATTGGTTGGATCAAGACAGGTTTTAACTCTACTTTGCCAAATCCTCCACCTTATTAGGATCCCCTTCCCacttggcttttgtccatgcagctcCCATGATACCTGGCATCTTCAAGTGATCAAAGGGGACCCCTCTTTTTTCAACAGTGgaaaaaatatggaaatattactATAAACCTCTTTAATGGTAACATCTATATAACTCTGCAGAGGGAAAAGGTTCCTGTCAGTTACATTATCTTCTCAATGAACTTTCAGCCAGACAGCAAGGCATCTGCATACCAAGATCAGATTTCCAAATATGATCAATTGGTAATTTTTAATTCAGATTAATTATATTCATGATATGAATAAGCAGGACAGTTTTGATTGGGATTTTGTTTAGCTAAGATATGGATGCACATTCTTATTAATTAGTTTGTATCTGTGAGGTTCTGATTGTCTCTTTATTTTCCCATGAAAATGTGGGGAGTTATGACTAACTGCTAAGATGTATTCTCATTTTACATAACAATAAATGTGTTGATCTCACCTTTGTTGCAGAAGACAAATAAAGAAATCCTTTGTCCCTTGGGATGCAGCTTCATATCCGCGAGAGCTTGTATTTAATGTTGGGGATTCAACTTCTCTCTTGGATGGGTCAATGCTATTACTGGAGGAGAAAATTTCAGCTGTTAGAGCCATCTCTTTATTTTCCCTGAGAttagaccaggggtccccaatgggCATCACAGCATCTATGAACACTTTTCCTGGTTCACaccaaggctgttttcacacatcttagtAGCtgtgcaaaatcgcgcaaaactcccagaaatgacggcgtcttcctggcacaatttcccatcatgactccagtttgtggcgcGATTTACTTTGTTCTTGATTTAGCCCCCTCAATTTTTCAAAGCAAGAACTTGCTTTGCAGCAGAGAGGAGGTGAGATCTTGGTCTCCCCCAACCCTCCATCACTGGAAAAACAGTATAGGGCCTGGTGCCTTAAGACTGGCACAAGCTTGAGAATGCTAACCTGAGCTGGAAAGGGGAATGCTGGGAAAAGACCATTCCCTTCTTACTTTTCTCTCCCACTCAACCAAATGTCAATTTGCTCATCGCTTTCCCACAAATGGGGGATAATTGGATCAACCTAGTCTACAGACTTACTCCATCTTGTTTTCTCTTCTGGTCAAGAGCCAGTCCACAAAGTTCTTCTTCAGCATGTTGTCCAGAGTTCGACTGTAATCACTTGCCAATGTTGCCTCGGAATACCGTCTCTGTAGGATCTTTGGATTTGTTCTGGCAGCAGAGAGGAAATATGTATTCACACACAACAAAATGATTTGGAACCCTCTTATCTTTGGCTTTTCAACATCCCTCAAAGTTGGATCTACCAGCTTTTAtgctggtgaaaaggggaggagaggtTCCCTTTTGAACATTcagaaaaggctatgctggggttCATGGAACTTATATAGTCAAAAGGAACAGAGGACAGGGATGTAGTATGGAATAGAATTGAGTGACATTGAGGAGGAACAGCTGAATCCAACTCACAAACTCTATGGGACCAATTTGTTGATCCTTCTCAAATTTAATCATATTTCTAACTAAAATGTCAATTAAGGTTTTCTGATAGTAAAAGACATTCACTTGTGGAATAATTCGATGTAGAAAAGGGACTGGACATATTGAAAGAGAGCTTGCCACTTATTACAGGTATTATATTAGCTTACTCAAACCAGGGAGACTGCTTTAAGCACCAACAGAaggctctgctgatggaagaagGTGGAGGGGGGAATTCTACCGCCTTCCCTATTCTCACTGCAGCCCCCAGGCCTTCACAGCTGACATGGGTCCCAAGTGGGGGTCAAAAAAGACTGCAGGGTGTGGAAGGGACATGGGACAAATGAGCACAATCTTCCATTAGTGCTTCATAGGACACACATCATTGTGTTTGCATCAATGACAGCTATTGTGAGCAGTCACTGTGATGATATGGTATATTTATGAATTTTAAACCAACTTAACAACATTATACCTCTTTCCTTGCATGGCTTTTTAACCCCACTGTTAAAAATATTATCTTCTGTATTTAAGTATGGATGGATCAAGAATTCAGTTCATACCACAATGAATCTGCCCCTGTGGACAGGGgtagattggccattaaggccatcAGGGAAAGTCCTGGGGGGGGCTGATGGCCTGGGGGCTGCCCTGCCCCCTGGACAGCCCTTTGTGATGTGGCAGCCCCAGAGAGGGGGGTGGGAGCTGCCAGCACCACAAGCtggcagcccctgcctcacaAGAGCCAGTAGCCCCTGCGCTGCACATGGTCAATGGGTGTGACATGGGCTAGAGCTGCCACAGTTGCAAGCTAGTGGCCCCTGCACCGTACAGCCAGATGAAGACCACAGAGAGATTGCTCATTCCCGCCCCCTTCTCTGTGTGGAAGGCATGccaaggcagtggggcccttttcagagccttttccccctcccagtcCACCTCAGGTCACAAAAGCAGAGGCAATCCTCTTGTGCAGACCATGTTCCTGTGGAGCAAGGCACTTTTGGGCTCCTTGAAAGACATTGGCTGTTCATGAATGCAAGTGCCCAGCCCCAGAGGAATGCACACTCCACCGCTGAGGAATATCTCTGAAACAGACAAAGAGAAACATATATGGAAACTAGATATAGGATCTAAGCCAAAGGAACTGGGAATTTCTAGGATTAAAGAAGCCCCCAAGTGCACTTACTTCCATCCAAATCTCATTGAAAACAGTAGAACATTTCCAAGAAGACTATCATTACAATGTAAATATTAATGAAGCACCTATTACATTCAAAgtgctttacagtgcaatcctatgaagttactccagtctagtctctctacacgagatgccttggcgTGTATtagtcaagtgtaggaagacataatgttagctgggaagcatagtttaaaaagacagagccagcggagattgctccccagagggtttgttaatttcatctttgcctcccagaaggctaaAACTGAGacggcaaccagagggcagcgaggaatggaaatgggctggacctgccttccagagccaggcttggccctggagaggttataatagactgaagcttcccttctggtatttcacagccccgTCACACAGCTCTACTGTATAGCAAAGCCTGCCGCCtactctgtcttttgaaactacccTTCCGGGCTATGTTCTtcgtgtgtcagatgtctcgtgtctCAAGGggtttagatgggagtaactctctCTAGGATTACACTAAGGTAAGCTATGGAATGAGCCTTGCTCATGATGAGCTTATGTAATTTACAACACTAGATAAAAGGGAAGGAAACATAGAGGGAAGTGCCCATACTAGGCTAAGGTGCAGGGTAAGGGGACAGAACATAAGAATATGACCCGCCCTGACCCTGCTCGTGGGTAGGGTGGGCAAAACATctaataaatttaattaattaaattaagaccatctagtccagcatcttgcttCACACAGTGCCCAAccaggagggccaacaaacagacaACAGATGGCAAGGACTTCCTCTGATGGCGACTCCTCGCACTAGTATTCACTAGGTTTCTTGCCTCTGTATATGTAGGTCCCTTTATCCACCATAACTAGTAGCCACTAATGGATCTATCCTCCATAAAGACTTCTAAGACACCAGCCTGCATCCAACCATGCAGTTCCAAATACACCCATTTAAGAGCAGATGCCAATATCCACCTTCTCCCACTGCAAATTCCCACTTTGccttttattctttatttttatttttttagggTCCACTGATTCCCAAGAATAAAAATATGAGGTGTTCAGTGGACTGCAGCAGGAGGGTGGAAATCAGTGGAAGTCAGCACCCCCTCTTAAGAAAAGTGCCCTGCCCTCCTGGGACATGTGACTTGAGGGCATAGCCATGAAGCTTTCCATTCTAGGAGAGACAACATAGCTTTGATTAATGACTGGAGACCCTTCTCCAGCTGATAAATCCCTCTGGGTAAGGAGGGATTATGAGTTTAaccacttgtgctccatttgacGGCTCTGCTGAAGGTCTGACTGCCCAGGTTCCTGAgtggtggtgactggagattgGAGTGTCGTCGGGTGATATTCAAGAACTTCAAAGAACTAAGCAACTCTGCGACACAGTTATTTCTTTTGTGGTGAGATAATACTCTGCTTATCTGCacatttctcttttcctttccttttaattGAAATAAGATTAATGATACATATGTGGCAAGAAAAATTCAATGGACTAAGGGAAACCAAAAGTCTATGGTTTGTTTATCTCTATAATTTGTGAATTTGTATTGGGAGAAATTATTTTGG encodes the following:
- the GIP gene encoding gastric inhibitory polypeptide is translated as MPFQVVSLLLVSLSFVLMEENGIRTNPKILQRRYSEATLASDYSRTLDNMLKKNFVDWLLTRRENKMDNSIDPSKREVESPTLNTSSRGYEAASQGTKDFFICLLQQSLTLPKDPVQCKNILKQEFLDWLISADLCRPMSHNAFGEDQKAELLHQEKTCC